The Dunckerocampus dactyliophorus isolate RoL2022-P2 chromosome 16, RoL_Ddac_1.1, whole genome shotgun sequence genome includes a window with the following:
- the LOC129168913 gene encoding glucose-6-phosphate exchanger SLC37A4-like isoform X2 has protein sequence MGATGYGYYRGTIFFCMFIGYMLYFFNRKTFSFVMPSVMDEIRLDKDDLGLITSSQTMAYAISKFISGVLSDQISARWLFSIGLFVVGGINVVFSWSSTVTMFSVLWFVNGLGQGCGWPPCGKVLRKWFEPSQFGTWWSVLSCSMNLAGSLGPILVTVLLHYYDWRSILTMSGVFCAAFSFVTLMLVKNEPKDVGLPSVTVAAKKGAKGRNSESTLSEFLLSPFLWVLSLGYLVVFGVKTAATDWGQLFLMQEKGQTALMGSTYMSALEVGGFVGSLASGFISDRAVARHGLGTHGNPRHGLLIVMMAGMYVSMYLFRVTITPEIPKEAPLWVQVLHPVSVLIGVSEREIWILFLGAMFGFSSYGPIALFGVIASESAPSNFCGTSHAIVALMANVGAFVAGLPFSTVAKQHSWDMAFWVAEVFMAVTTVLFFLVRNMRTKMGRREKMD, from the exons ATGGGGGCCACAGGTTACGGCTACTATCGTGGGACGATCTTCTTCTGCATGTTCATCGGCTACATGCTGTATTTCTTCAACAGAAAGACGTTCTCCTTTGTCATGCCCTCGGTGATGGACGAAATTAGGCTGGACAAAGATGACTTGG GTCTGATCACCAGCAGCCAGACCATGGCCTACGCCATCAGTAAATTCATCAGCGGTGTGTTGTCGGACCAGATTAGTGCCCGCTGGCTTTTCTCCATCGGCCTCTTTGTGGTGGGAGGCATCAACGTGGTCTTCTCCTGGTCTTCGACTGTGACTATGTTCTCTGTGCTCTGGTTTGTTAATGGCCTGGGACAAGGCTGTGGCTGGCCGCCATGTGGGAAGGTTCTACGTAAG TGGTTTGAGCCGTCCCAGTTTGGAACATGGTGGTCTGTACTGTCCTGCAGCATGAACCTGGCAGGGAGTCTGGGCCCGATCTTGGTCACAGTGCTGCTGCACTACTATGACTGGAGGAGCATCCTAACAATGTCAGGCGTCTTCTGTGCTGCCTTCTCATTTGTGACCCTGATGTTGGTGAAGAATGAGCCAAAGGATGTGGGCCTGCCCAGTGTTACGGTGGCAGCCAAGAAGGGGGCGAAGGGAC GCAACAGTGAGAGCACCCTGAGTGAGTTCCTCCTCTCGCCTTTCCTTTGGGTGCTGTCTCTGGGCTACCTGGTGGTGTTTGGGGTGAAGACAGCTGCAACCGACTGGGGGCAGCTGTTCCTCATGCAGGAGAAAGGCCAGACTGCTCTCATGG GCAGTACTTAcatgagtgccttggaggtgggtGGATTCGTGGGCAGCCTTGCTTCCGGCTTCATCTCTGACAGAGCAGTTGCTCGA CATGGCCTGGGCACACATGGCAACCCTCGCCACGGCCTGCTGATTGTCATGATGGCTGGTATGTACGTCTCCATGTACCTCTTCAGGGTCACCATCACACCTGAAATCCCAAAG GAGGCTCCTCTTTGGGTTCAGGTCCTCCATCCAGTGTCTGTGCTCATCGGTGTCTCCGAAAGAGAG ATCTGGATCCTCTTTCTCGGTGCTATGTTCGGATTTTCCTCCTATGGACCGATCGCTCTGTTTGGTGTGATTGCAAGTGAAAGTGCCCCCTCCAACTTTTGCGGAACCTCCCATGCTATCGTGGCTCTCATGGCTAACG TGGGGGCTTTTGTAGCAGGCCTTCCCTTCAGCACTGTTGCCAAACAACACAGCTGGGACATGGCGTTCTGGGTCGCTGAGGTCTTCATGGCCGTCACCACCGTATTGTTCTTCCTCGTTCGCAACATGCGCACCAAGATGGGAAGAAGAGAGAAGATGGACTAA
- the igsf5a gene encoding butyrophilin subfamily 1 member A1 isoform X1: MNFAPSDSLTHIGGVFLFTCSFRKRHIAVELTSRHIGGFKNMDVDSCIWLMLCATGVMGQFQVEPLTATVLTGSDAGFTATVQGTWAVMTWNVRGFLVLTVPRSGNVSSSSEQFSASFCSSGDTSCVEFTIHNTTRMEAGAVICTVQGDYGSKTAQLQVQESGTVQIKEGNMTVVQDQEVEFHCETSAWFPPPSIIWTVNGDTVDDIPSNSTNVTHGDSFNSSSILKFQAVKDSTVVCLATLPTLKNPLSSSVHVVVVPKPPDWTVLIAVVCSFGGSALFVLLILGIIFCYKRKKEKESNYQDEMTKRVRTQSQLSGLRPPGQKQGRVNASYVTDGQTSVATSDLTDSGYFQRTASNMFEMPDAVRDNKIENGYRSTYNSVDDDLRKHRHATIV; encoded by the exons ATGAACTTTGCTCCCAGCGACAGTTTGACACACATAGGTGGAGTCTTCCTGTTCACCTGCTCTTTCAGGAAACGCCACATTGCAGTGGAACTGACCAGCAGGCACATTGGAG GATTTAAAAACATGGACGTTGATTCTTGCATCTGGctaatgctgtgtgcaactgGAG TGATGGGACAGTTCCAGGTGGAGCCTCTCACTGCCACGGTTCTGACGGGCTCAGATGCAGGATTCACTGCCACAGTGCAGGGCACGTGGGCGGTCATGACATGGAACGTCCGAGGCTTCCTGGTCCTCACTGTTCCCAGAAGTGGTAACGTATCTTCATCCTCCGAACAGTTTTCTGCCTCATTCTGCTCCAGCGGGGACACCAGCTGCGTGGAGTTCACCATCCACAACACCACACGCATGGAGGCTGGCGCGGTCATCTGCACGGTTCAGGGAGACTATGGATCCAAAACAGCACAGCTACAAGTACAAG AAAGTGGTACGGTCCAGATCAAAGAAGGGAATATGACAGTAGTCCAGGACCAGGAGGTTGAGTTCCACTGTGAGACATCAGCTTGGTTCCCGCCTCCCAGTATCATTTGGACCGTGAATGGTGACACAGTGGACGATATCCCGTCCAACAGCACGAACGTGACACATGGAGATTCCTTCAACTCCTCGAGTATACTGAAGTTTCAAGCTGTCAAAGATTCTACCGTGGTGTGTTTGGCAACGTTACCGACACTGAAAAACCCACTATCCAGCTCTGTCCATGTGGTGGTTG TACCCAAGCCTCCAGACTGGACCGTGCTGATAGCTGTGGTTTGCTCCTTTGGTGGTTCTGCTCTGTTCGTTTTACTCATCCTTGGGATCATCTTTTGCTACAAACGCAAGAAAGAAAAag AATCCAACTACCAAGATGAAATGAC TAAGAGGGTGAGGACACAGAGCCAGTTGAGTGGTTTGAGGCCTCCTGGACAGAAGCAAGGTCGAGTCAATGCAAGTTATGTGACAGATGGCCAAACAA GTGTTGCCACAAGTGACCTGACAGACAGTGGCTATTTTCAGAGAACCGCTTCCAATATGTTTGAG ATGCCTGATGCTGTGCGTGATAACAAGATAGAAAATGGCTACAGGAGCACCTACAACAGTGTGGATGATGACTTGAGAAAACACAGACATGCAACTATTGTGTAG
- the igsf5a gene encoding uncharacterized protein igsf5a isoform X2 — protein MNFAPSDSLTHIGGVFLFTCSFRKRHIAVELTSRHIGGFKNMDVDSCIWLMLCATGVMGQFQVEPLTATVLTGSDAGFTATVQGTWAVMTWNVRGFLVLTVPRSGNVSSSSEQFSASFCSSGDTSCVEFTIHNTTRMEAGAVICTVQGDYGSKTAQLQVQESGTVQIKEGNMTVVQDQEVEFHCETSAWFPPPSIIWTVNGDTVDDIPSNSTNVTHGDSFNSSSILKFQAVKDSTVVCLATLPTLKNPLSSSVHVVVESNYQDEMTKRVRTQSQLSGLRPPGQKQGRVNASYVTDGQTSVATSDLTDSGYFQRTASNMFEMPDAVRDNKIENGYRSTYNSVDDDLRKHRHATIV, from the exons ATGAACTTTGCTCCCAGCGACAGTTTGACACACATAGGTGGAGTCTTCCTGTTCACCTGCTCTTTCAGGAAACGCCACATTGCAGTGGAACTGACCAGCAGGCACATTGGAG GATTTAAAAACATGGACGTTGATTCTTGCATCTGGctaatgctgtgtgcaactgGAG TGATGGGACAGTTCCAGGTGGAGCCTCTCACTGCCACGGTTCTGACGGGCTCAGATGCAGGATTCACTGCCACAGTGCAGGGCACGTGGGCGGTCATGACATGGAACGTCCGAGGCTTCCTGGTCCTCACTGTTCCCAGAAGTGGTAACGTATCTTCATCCTCCGAACAGTTTTCTGCCTCATTCTGCTCCAGCGGGGACACCAGCTGCGTGGAGTTCACCATCCACAACACCACACGCATGGAGGCTGGCGCGGTCATCTGCACGGTTCAGGGAGACTATGGATCCAAAACAGCACAGCTACAAGTACAAG AAAGTGGTACGGTCCAGATCAAAGAAGGGAATATGACAGTAGTCCAGGACCAGGAGGTTGAGTTCCACTGTGAGACATCAGCTTGGTTCCCGCCTCCCAGTATCATTTGGACCGTGAATGGTGACACAGTGGACGATATCCCGTCCAACAGCACGAACGTGACACATGGAGATTCCTTCAACTCCTCGAGTATACTGAAGTTTCAAGCTGTCAAAGATTCTACCGTGGTGTGTTTGGCAACGTTACCGACACTGAAAAACCCACTATCCAGCTCTGTCCATGTGGTGGTTG AATCCAACTACCAAGATGAAATGAC TAAGAGGGTGAGGACACAGAGCCAGTTGAGTGGTTTGAGGCCTCCTGGACAGAAGCAAGGTCGAGTCAATGCAAGTTATGTGACAGATGGCCAAACAA GTGTTGCCACAAGTGACCTGACAGACAGTGGCTATTTTCAGAGAACCGCTTCCAATATGTTTGAG ATGCCTGATGCTGTGCGTGATAACAAGATAGAAAATGGCTACAGGAGCACCTACAACAGTGTGGATGATGACTTGAGAAAACACAGACATGCAACTATTGTGTAG
- the LOC129168913 gene encoding glucose-6-phosphate exchanger SLC37A4-like isoform X1, whose product MGATGYGYYRGTIFFCMFIGYMLYFFNRKTFSFVMPSVMDEIRLDKDDLGLITSSQTMAYAISKFISGVLSDQISARWLFSIGLFVVGGINVVFSWSSTVTMFSVLWFVNGLGQGCGWPPCGKVLRKWFEPSQFGTWWSVLSCSMNLAGSLGPILVTVLLHYYDWRSILTMSGVFCAAFSFVTLMLVKNEPKDVGLPSVTVAAKKGAKGPGNSESTLSEFLLSPFLWVLSLGYLVVFGVKTAATDWGQLFLMQEKGQTALMGSTYMSALEVGGFVGSLASGFISDRAVARHGLGTHGNPRHGLLIVMMAGMYVSMYLFRVTITPEIPKEAPLWVQVLHPVSVLIGVSEREIWILFLGAMFGFSSYGPIALFGVIASESAPSNFCGTSHAIVALMANVGAFVAGLPFSTVAKQHSWDMAFWVAEVFMAVTTVLFFLVRNMRTKMGRREKMD is encoded by the exons ATGGGGGCCACAGGTTACGGCTACTATCGTGGGACGATCTTCTTCTGCATGTTCATCGGCTACATGCTGTATTTCTTCAACAGAAAGACGTTCTCCTTTGTCATGCCCTCGGTGATGGACGAAATTAGGCTGGACAAAGATGACTTGG GTCTGATCACCAGCAGCCAGACCATGGCCTACGCCATCAGTAAATTCATCAGCGGTGTGTTGTCGGACCAGATTAGTGCCCGCTGGCTTTTCTCCATCGGCCTCTTTGTGGTGGGAGGCATCAACGTGGTCTTCTCCTGGTCTTCGACTGTGACTATGTTCTCTGTGCTCTGGTTTGTTAATGGCCTGGGACAAGGCTGTGGCTGGCCGCCATGTGGGAAGGTTCTACGTAAG TGGTTTGAGCCGTCCCAGTTTGGAACATGGTGGTCTGTACTGTCCTGCAGCATGAACCTGGCAGGGAGTCTGGGCCCGATCTTGGTCACAGTGCTGCTGCACTACTATGACTGGAGGAGCATCCTAACAATGTCAGGCGTCTTCTGTGCTGCCTTCTCATTTGTGACCCTGATGTTGGTGAAGAATGAGCCAAAGGATGTGGGCCTGCCCAGTGTTACGGTGGCAGCCAAGAAGGGGGCGAAGGGAC CAGGCAACAGTGAGAGCACCCTGAGTGAGTTCCTCCTCTCGCCTTTCCTTTGGGTGCTGTCTCTGGGCTACCTGGTGGTGTTTGGGGTGAAGACAGCTGCAACCGACTGGGGGCAGCTGTTCCTCATGCAGGAGAAAGGCCAGACTGCTCTCATGG GCAGTACTTAcatgagtgccttggaggtgggtGGATTCGTGGGCAGCCTTGCTTCCGGCTTCATCTCTGACAGAGCAGTTGCTCGA CATGGCCTGGGCACACATGGCAACCCTCGCCACGGCCTGCTGATTGTCATGATGGCTGGTATGTACGTCTCCATGTACCTCTTCAGGGTCACCATCACACCTGAAATCCCAAAG GAGGCTCCTCTTTGGGTTCAGGTCCTCCATCCAGTGTCTGTGCTCATCGGTGTCTCCGAAAGAGAG ATCTGGATCCTCTTTCTCGGTGCTATGTTCGGATTTTCCTCCTATGGACCGATCGCTCTGTTTGGTGTGATTGCAAGTGAAAGTGCCCCCTCCAACTTTTGCGGAACCTCCCATGCTATCGTGGCTCTCATGGCTAACG TGGGGGCTTTTGTAGCAGGCCTTCCCTTCAGCACTGTTGCCAAACAACACAGCTGGGACATGGCGTTCTGGGTCGCTGAGGTCTTCATGGCCGTCACCACCGTATTGTTCTTCCTCGTTCGCAACATGCGCACCAAGATGGGAAGAAGAGAGAAGATGGACTAA
- the hmgn1b gene encoding non-histone chromosomal protein HMG-like, with amino-acid sequence MPRRSKEASDAPEPKRRSLRLIKTTPAKEESKAKTKKAPAKPKKAKEVEKGKPEEKETDAPAENGETKAEEEAPATDTAGEKDDAAE; translated from the exons ATGCCTAGAAGGAGCAAA GAAGCGTCAGATGCACCCGAG CCCAAGAGGAGATCTCTCCGGTTGATA AAAACCACACCCGCAAAGGAAGAATCCAAAGCCAAGACAAAG AAAGCACCCGCCAAGCCTAAGAAAGCGAAGGAGGTGGAGAAGGGCAAGCCCGAGGAGAAGGAGACCGACGCCCCCGCCGAGAATGGCGAAACCAAAGCTGAGGAAGAG GCGCCAGCCACGGACACGGCGGGGGAAAAAGATGACGCAGCAGAATAA
- the igsf5a gene encoding butyrophilin subfamily 1 member A1 isoform X3, with protein sequence MDVDSCIWLMLCATGVMGQFQVEPLTATVLTGSDAGFTATVQGTWAVMTWNVRGFLVLTVPRSGNVSSSSEQFSASFCSSGDTSCVEFTIHNTTRMEAGAVICTVQGDYGSKTAQLQVQESGTVQIKEGNMTVVQDQEVEFHCETSAWFPPPSIIWTVNGDTVDDIPSNSTNVTHGDSFNSSSILKFQAVKDSTVVCLATLPTLKNPLSSSVHVVVVPKPPDWTVLIAVVCSFGGSALFVLLILGIIFCYKRKKEKESNYQDEMTKRVRTQSQLSGLRPPGQKQGRVNASYVTDGQTSVATSDLTDSGYFQRTASNMFEMPDAVRDNKIENGYRSTYNSVDDDLRKHRHATIV encoded by the exons ATGGACGTTGATTCTTGCATCTGGctaatgctgtgtgcaactgGAG TGATGGGACAGTTCCAGGTGGAGCCTCTCACTGCCACGGTTCTGACGGGCTCAGATGCAGGATTCACTGCCACAGTGCAGGGCACGTGGGCGGTCATGACATGGAACGTCCGAGGCTTCCTGGTCCTCACTGTTCCCAGAAGTGGTAACGTATCTTCATCCTCCGAACAGTTTTCTGCCTCATTCTGCTCCAGCGGGGACACCAGCTGCGTGGAGTTCACCATCCACAACACCACACGCATGGAGGCTGGCGCGGTCATCTGCACGGTTCAGGGAGACTATGGATCCAAAACAGCACAGCTACAAGTACAAG AAAGTGGTACGGTCCAGATCAAAGAAGGGAATATGACAGTAGTCCAGGACCAGGAGGTTGAGTTCCACTGTGAGACATCAGCTTGGTTCCCGCCTCCCAGTATCATTTGGACCGTGAATGGTGACACAGTGGACGATATCCCGTCCAACAGCACGAACGTGACACATGGAGATTCCTTCAACTCCTCGAGTATACTGAAGTTTCAAGCTGTCAAAGATTCTACCGTGGTGTGTTTGGCAACGTTACCGACACTGAAAAACCCACTATCCAGCTCTGTCCATGTGGTGGTTG TACCCAAGCCTCCAGACTGGACCGTGCTGATAGCTGTGGTTTGCTCCTTTGGTGGTTCTGCTCTGTTCGTTTTACTCATCCTTGGGATCATCTTTTGCTACAAACGCAAGAAAGAAAAag AATCCAACTACCAAGATGAAATGAC TAAGAGGGTGAGGACACAGAGCCAGTTGAGTGGTTTGAGGCCTCCTGGACAGAAGCAAGGTCGAGTCAATGCAAGTTATGTGACAGATGGCCAAACAA GTGTTGCCACAAGTGACCTGACAGACAGTGGCTATTTTCAGAGAACCGCTTCCAATATGTTTGAG ATGCCTGATGCTGTGCGTGATAACAAGATAGAAAATGGCTACAGGAGCACCTACAACAGTGTGGATGATGACTTGAGAAAACACAGACATGCAACTATTGTGTAG